One window of the Populus nigra chromosome 4, ddPopNigr1.1, whole genome shotgun sequence genome contains the following:
- the LOC133690832 gene encoding UV-stimulated scaffold protein A homolog translates to MEMEEDAGKVRALIEKATNSTAAHVDPRLLKGIKTVVRYSDSELRLAAQILMDFMKRDHSQVRYLTLLIIDELFMRSKLFRALVVENLDKLLSLSVGFRRNHPLPAPPAVASVLRLKAIEFLEKWNSSFGIHYRQIRLGFDYLKNTLRFQFPNVQAIAARVQQERREREMRTKEILVNKFEALKENLSSLKEEIRETVDEIGECLEIVKNKEENVVIGALDDEDFEEFHPLELRQLRLDSLKEGEKVCENSENKVVFDALRELYKLLVTKHLVSVQEGISILIRVEVEDLRLRDSMLKEFIDIRNHLQSMKKKCVESGCVLPDITKHDKEEEEDFWEEGKVESTGLGNFSEPNKRSENSSAPSTSGEVKNEPSECSTEKSKRDESPGCEGGGTDSSSLRSKLMAEAPVIEWGSFLDTWGSNRDVLANHRGLELESHWGRVDHDAVIPAKKIAELNLQATLYKEDRVETQPCRVPLRKGGLCQRRDLRVCPFHGPIIPRDDEGNPINQDTSTSDVTLDLGTDLVEQLAKEAVKNVWDRGNEEARKRKMDKHSQQRARLAKIREHNQAVLRDAAVAPNSGSSVIGDDVEASRRDSLLARNKMETLASMLHKKVTTKDRLSRRLLNTRASDAVTRQLTLGEDANYREAFPNQW, encoded by the exons ATGGAGATGGAAGAGGATGCGGGAAAAGTGAGGGCGTTGATAGAGAAGGCCACCAATTCAACGGCGGCCCACGTCGACCCCCGCCTCCTCAAAGGCATCAAAACGGTTGTCCGATACTCTGACTCGGAGCTCCGACTCGCCGCccaaatcctaatggatttCATGAAACGCGACCACTCCCAG GTTAGGTATTTGACGCTTCTAATAATTGATGAACTATTTATGCGATCAAAGCTATTTAGAGCTCTAGTTGTTGAGAATTTAGATAAGCTATTAAGTTTAAGCGTGGGATTTAGAAGAAACCATCCGCTTCCTGCTCCACCGGCAGTTGCGTCCGTTTTGCGTTTAAAAGCGATTGAATTCTTGGAGAAATGGAATTCTTCTTTTGGAATTCATTACAGACAGATTAGATTAGGTTTTGATTACCTTAAAAACACGCTCCGGTTTCAGTTTCCAAATGTTCAGGCCATTGCAGCACGAGTTCAGCAAGAGAGGAGGGAAAGGGAGATGAGGACGAAAGAGATCCTAGTTAACAAGTTTGAGGCTTTGAAGGAGAATTTATCTTCGTTGAAGGAGGAAATTCGGGAAACTGTTGATGAGATTGGGGAGTGTTTAGAGATTGTTAAGAATAAAGAGGAGAATGTGGTGATTGGCGCTTTAGATGACGAGGATTTTGAAGAGTTTCATCCTTTGGAGTTGCGTCAGCTCCGGCTTGATTCGTTGAAAGAGGGGGAGAAGGTCTGCGAGAATAGTGAGAATAAAGTGGTTTTCGATGCATTGAGGGAGTTGTACAAGCTCTTAGTGACAAAGCATTTGGTTTCGGTCCAAGAAGGAATCTCTATTCTAATCAGGGTTGAAGTGGAAGATTTGAGATTAAGAGATTCTATGCTCAAGGAGTTCATTGACATCCGAAATCACCTTCAATCAATGAAGAAGAAATGTGTTGAATCAGGTTGCGTTCTTCCAGACATTAcaaagcatgacaaagaagaggaagaagatttTTGGGAGGAGGGTAAGGTTGAATCAACTGGCCTTGGGAATTTTAGTGAACCCAATAAGCGATCTGAAAACTCTTCTGCGCCATCAACTTCTGGAGAGGTGAAAAATGAACCTTCTGAATGCAGTACTGAGAAGTCGAAACGTGACGAGTCTCCGGGTTGTGAAGGTGGTGGAACTGATTCCAGCTCTCTTCGAAGTAAGCTCATGGCTGAAGCTCCAGTGATAGAGTGGGGCTCTTTTTTGGACACCTGGGGTTCAAACAGGGATGTTTTAGCCAACCACAGGGGCCTTGAGCTTGAAAGTCACTGGGGTAGGGTGGACCATGATGCAGTTATTCCAGCAAAGAAAATTGCTGAATTGAACCTTCAGGCAACTCTTTACAAAGAAGACCGAGTTGAAACCCAGCCATGTCGAGTTCCATTACGGAAGGGTGGACTCTGTCAGAGAAGAGATTTGAGAGTTTGCCCCTTTCACGGACCCATCATTCCCCGTGACGATGAAGGAAATCCTATCAACCAGGACACTTCAACTAGTGACGTGACTCTTGATTTAGGGACTGATTTAGTAGAGCAATTAGCCAAAGAAGCTGTGAAGAATGTTTGGGACAGAGGTAATGAGgaagcaaggaaaagaaaaatggacaAACATTCACAGCAACGAGCTAGGCTTGCAAAGATACGAGAACATAATCAAGCTGTTCTGAGGGATGCTGCAGTGGCTCCAAATTCTGGATCTTCAGTTATTGGGGACGATGTCGAGGCATCGAGGAGGGACAGTTTGTTGGCTAGAAACAAAATGGAAACTCTCGCGTCAATGTTGCACAAGAAAGTAACCACCAAAGATAGGTTGTCTCGGAGACTTTTGAATACCAGGGCAAGTGATGCAGTGACAAGGCAGCTTACACTGGGAGAAGATGCTAATTATAGAGAAGCCTTTCCAAATCAATGGTAG
- the LOC133691417 gene encoding uncharacterized protein LOC133691417 isoform X1: MDSLTLTKPIFNSFYFTPTNPRTKLWCSGHFSFFKSTHLTKFKNSPICFSYKNPSNHQNPKPRNKNNRTFLSNPLRALVPIMEHIKALASSQTKKWASQLQAYSDDSEKVMSEHNGDFTLNGAFGLALLSITSHAKVKISPFVATLAANPTFISGLFAWFIAQSMKVFLNFFVERKWDLRLLFASGGMPSSHSALCTALTTSVAFCHGVADSLFPVCLGFSLIVMYDAIGVRRHAGMQAEVLNMIVEDLFQGHPISQRKLKELLGHNPSQVLAGALLGILVACVCCQGCLVVT, from the exons ATGGATTCTCTAACACTCACCAAACCCATCTTTAACTCTTTCTACTTCACTCCCACAAATCCAAGAACCAAACTTTGGTGTTCTGGCcacttttcatttttcaagTCCACTCATCTTACCAAATTCAAAAACTCTCCAATTTGTTTTTCGTATAAAAACCCTTCAAAtcatcaaaacccaaaaccaagaaacaaaaataacagaacTTTCTTATCAAACCCTTTGCGGGCTTTGGTCCCGATAATGGAACACATCAAAGCCTTAGCTTCTTCACAAACGAAAAAATGGGCTTCACAGTTACAAGCATACAGTGATGACTCGGAGAAGGTGATGAGTGAACACAACGGGGATTTTACGCTAAATGGAGCGTTTGGATTGGCTTTATTGAGTATAACATCGCATGCGAAAGTAAAGATCAGTCCTTTTGTGGCAACATTAGCTGCAAACCCAACTTTTATATCGGGTTTGTTTGCTTGGTTTATTGCACAGTCAATgaaagtgtttttgaatttttttgtggaGAGGAAATGGGATTTGAGATTATTGTTTGCCTCGGGAGGGATGCCGTCTTCCCACTCTGCTTTGTGTACTGCTTTGACAACATCAGTTGCGTTTTGTCATGGAGTGGCTGATTCGTTATTTCCTGTTTGTTTGGGGTTTAGTCTTATAGTTATGTATGATGCAATTGGTGTCAGGCGTCATGCTGGGATGCAAGCTGAG GTTCTTAATATGATCGTTGAGGACCTGTTTCAAGGGCATCCTATCAGTCAAAGAAAGCTCAAGGAACTTCTTGGACATAACCCATCACAAGTTCTTGCTGGAGCGTTGCTTGGCATCTTGGTAGCCTGTGTATGTTGCCAAGGTTGCTTAGTGGTAACCTAG
- the LOC133691852 gene encoding phragmoplastin DRP1B — translation METLISLVNKIQRACTALGDHGEDNALPTLWEALPSIAVVGGQSSGKSSVLESIVGKDFLPRGAGIVTRRPLVLQLHKIDEGKEYAEFMHLPRKKFTDFAAVRKEIADETDRETGRSKQISSVPIHLSIFSPNVVNLTLVDLPGLTKVAIDGQPESIVHDIENMVRSYIEKPNCIILAISPANQDLATSDAIKISREVDPRGERTFGVLTKIDLMDKGTDAVDILEGKSYKLQFPWIGVVNRSQADINKSVDMIAARRREREYFQNSPEYGHLASRMGSEHLGKMLSKHLEQVIKSRIPGLQSLISKTINELETELSRLGRPVATDAGGKLYMIMEICRSFDQIFKEHLDGTRSGGDKIYNVFDNQLPAALKRLQFDKHLSMDNVRKLVTEADGYQPHLIAPEQGYRRLIESTLVTIRGPAEAAVDAVHVILKDLVHKSISETMELKQYPTLRVEVSAAAVDSLDRMREESKKATLQLVDMESSYLTVEFFRKLPQDAEKGGNPTHSIFDRYNDSYLRRIGSNVLAYVNMVCASLRNSIPKSVVYCQVREAKRSLLDYFFAELGKKETRQLSSLLDEDPAVMQRRTLLGKRLELYRSAQADIDAVTWGK, via the exons ATGGAGACTTTGATTTCATTGGTGAACAAGATACAGAGAGCGTGTACGGCACTCGGTGATCATGGTGAAGACAACGCCCTGCCTACTCTCTGGGAAGCCTTGCCTTCCATTGCCGTCGTTGGTGGCCAG AGTTCCGGGAAATCGTCCGTGCTGGAGAGCATTGTTGGAAAGGACTTCTTACCTCGTGGGGCAG GGATTGTTACACGGCGTCCTCTTGTCCTGCAGCTTCATAAGATTGACGAAGGAAAAGAATACGCAGAGTTTATGCACCTCCCGAGAAAGAAATTTACTGATTTCG CTGCCGTGAGGAAAGAGATCGCTGATGAGACTGATCGAGAGACAGGTCGCAGCAAACAAATTTCTAGCGTTCCAATCCATCTAAGCATTTTTTCTCCTAATG TTGTGAATTTGACATTGGTTGATCTTCCTGGACTTACTAAAGTAGCTATTG ATGGTCAACCTGAAAGTATCGTGCATGACATCGAGAACATGGTCCGGTCATACATTGAGAAG CCAAACTGTATTATTCTGGCAATTTCTCCTGCAAATCAAGATCTTGCGACAAGCGATGCAATCAAGATCTCCCGTGAAGTTGACCCTAGAG GGGAGAGGACATTTGGAGTTTTAACAAAGATTGATCTCATGGACAAGGGTACTGATGCAGTTGAT ATCCTGGAAGGAAAATCATACAAGCTACAGTTTCCTTGGATTGGTGTTGTGAATCGCTCTCAAGCTGATATTAACAAAAGTGTGGACATGATTGCTGCTCGGCGCAGAGAGCGGGAGTATTTTCAAAATAGCCCTGAATACGGGCATCTTGCTAGCAGGATGGGTTCTGAACATTTAGGAAAGATGCTTTCTAAG CATTTGGAACAAGTCATCAAGTCTCGAATCCCTGGCCTTCAGTCTCTTATTAGCAAAACCATAAATGAACTAGAGACAGAATTAAGTCGTCTTGGGAGGCCAGTTGCTACTGATGCTGGA GGAAAGTTGTATATGATAATGGAAATATGTCGTTCTtttgatcaaatttttaaaGAACATCTTGATGGCAC ACGTTCTGGTGGTGATAAAATCTACAACGTGTTTGATAACCAGTTACCTGCTGCTCTGAAAAGGTTGCAATTTGACAAACACCTTTCAATGGACAATGTACGAAAGCTGGTAACTGAAGCTGATGGATATCAGCCACATTTAATAGCTCCTGAACAAGGTTATCGCCGTCTTATTGAATCTACTTTGGTGACTATCAGAGGTCCTGCAGAGGCAGCTGTTGATGCG GTTCATGTTATACTGAAGGATCTGGTTCATAAGTCTATCAGTGAGACAATG GAACTCAAGCAATATCCCACTTTGAGAGTGGAAGTTAGCGCTGCTGCTGTTGACTCACTGGATAGAATGAGGGaagaaagcaagaaagcaaCTTTACAGCTAGTTGATATGGAGTCCAGTTACTTGACTGTTGAATTTTTCCGGAAGCTTCCTCAAGATGCTGAGAAGGGTGGAAATCCTACACATTCGATATTTGACAGATATAATGATTCATATCTCAGGCGAATTG GGAGCAATGTGTTGGCCTATGTCAATATGGTTTGTGCAAGTTTGAGGAACTCCATTCCAAAGTCTGTTGTCTATTGTCAAGTACGTGAGGCCAAGCGCAGTTTGCTTGATTATTTCTTCGCGGAATTGGGTAAGAAGGAG ACAAGACAGTTGTCTTCCTTGTTGGATGAGGATCCAGCGGTGATGCAGCGCCGTACCTTACTTGGAAAGAGGTTGGAGTTGTACAGAAGTGCCCAAGCAGACATAGATGCAGTTACATGGGGCAAGTAG
- the LOC133692278 gene encoding aspartyl protease family protein 2-like, producing MEGKARNAPALLFFCFTYFFLSLSTTTLSTSPQFQTLTVNPLPNKPTLSWADTEPESEPETQTLTDSTSTDASTTTSLSVQLHHLDALSSDETPQDLFNSRLARDASRVKSLTSLAAAVGSRNRTRARGPGFSSSVTSGLAQGSGEYFTRLGVGTPARYVFMVLDTGSDVVWIQCAPCKKCYSQTDPVFNPAKSRSFANIPCGSPLCRRLDSPGCSTKKQICLYQVSYGDGSFTYGEFSTETLTFRGTRVGRVALGCGHDNEGLFIGAAGLLGLGRGRLSFPSQIGRRFSRKFSYCLVDRSASSKPSYMVFGDSAISRTARFTPLVSNPKLDTFYYVELLGVSVGGARVPGITASLFKLDSTGNGGVIIDSGTSVTRLTQPAYVALRDAFRVGASNLKRASEFSLFDTCFDLSGKTEVKVPTVVLHFRGADVSLPASNYLIPVDNSGSFCFAFAGTMSGLSIIGNIQQQGFRVVYDLAASRVGFAPRGCA from the coding sequence ATGGAAGGAAAAGCACGAAATGCTCctgctctccttttcttttgcttcacCTACTTTTTCCTTTCCCTCTCCACTACCACTCTCTCGACTTCACCGCAGTTCCAAACCCTAACCGTCAACCCCCTCCCTAACAAGCCCACTCTCTCATGGGCGGACACCGAACCCGAATCCGAACCCGAGACTCAAACCCTCACCGACTCAACCTCAACAGATGCCTCCACCACCACTTCCCTTTCCGTACAGCTACACCATTTAGATGCCTTGTCTTCGGACGAAACCCCACAAGATCTATTCAACTCGAGGCTCGCACGTGATGCCTCACGTGTCAAATCCTTAACTTCTCTTGCTGCAGCCGTTGGCAGCAGAAACAGGACTCGTGCTCGCGGCCCTGGGTTCAGTAGTTCTGTAACATCAGGACTCGCTCAAGGGAGTGGCGAGTACTTCACGCGCCTCGGTGTAGGGACACCAGCAAGATATGTCTTCATGGTGCTCGACACTGGAAGCGACGTCGTTTGGATCCAGTGTGCTCCGTGCAAAAAATGTTACTCTCAAACCGACCCGGTTTTTAACCCGGCTAAATCCAGATCCTTCGCCAACATCCCCTGCGGGTCACCCTTGTGTAGGAGACTTGATTCTCCAGGTTGCAGCACGAAGAAACAGATTTGTCTCTATCAGGTCTCGTACGGCGACGGGTCCTTCACTTACGGTGAGTTCTCAACCGAAACGCTGACGTTTCGAGGCACTAGAGTTGGACGTGTGGCGCTTGGTTGTGGGCATGATAATGAAGGGCTTTTCATTGGTGCTGCTGGGTTGCTGGGACTTGGAAGGGGTAGATTATCATTTCCTTCCCAAATTGGTCGCCGGTTCAGCCGGAAGTTCTCTTATTGCTTGGTGGACCGGTCTGCTTCTTCTAAACCGTCTTATATGGTTTTTGGCGACTCGGCCATTTCAAGAACCGCTCGTTTCACTCCATTGGTGTCCAACCCGAAATTAGACACCTTTTACTATGTTGAGCTTCTTGGGGTTAGTGTTGGTGGGGCGCGTGTCCCTGGGATCACAGCTTCTTTATTCAAACTTGACTCGACAGGGAATGGTGGAGTTATAATTGATTCGGGCACGTCAGTTACCCGGTTGACCCAGCCCGCTTATGTGGCTTTGCGGGATGCTTTCCGGGTCGGAGCATCCAATTTGAAACGGGCATCGGAATTCTCATTGTTTGACACGTGTTTTGATCTATCTGGGAAGACAGAGGTGAAGGTGCCAACGGTGGTTTTACATTTTAGAGGTGCTGACGTATCATTGCCGGCGTCGAACTATTTGATACCAGTGGACAATAGTGGGAGTTTCTGCTTTGCGTTTGCGGGTACAATGAGTGGATTGTCGATAATCGGGAATATCCAACAACAAGGTTTCCGGGTTGTATACGACTTGGCGGCCTCACGGGTCGGATTTGCTCCCCGTGGATGTGCTTGA
- the LOC133691417 gene encoding uncharacterized protein LOC133691417 isoform X3: MDSLTLTKPIFNSFYFTPTNPRTKLWCSGHFSFFKSTHLTKFKNSPICFSYKNPSNHQNPKPRNKNNRTFLSNPLRALVPIMEHIKALASSQTKKWASQLQAYSDDSEKVMSEHNGDFTLNGAFGLALLSITSHAKVKISPFVATLAANPTFISGLFAWFIAQSMKVFLNFFVERKWDLRLLFASGGMPSSHSALCTALTTSVAFCHGVADSLFPVCLGFSLIVMYDAIGVRRHAGMQAEEWRDSLGKNE, from the exons ATGGATTCTCTAACACTCACCAAACCCATCTTTAACTCTTTCTACTTCACTCCCACAAATCCAAGAACCAAACTTTGGTGTTCTGGCcacttttcatttttcaagTCCACTCATCTTACCAAATTCAAAAACTCTCCAATTTGTTTTTCGTATAAAAACCCTTCAAAtcatcaaaacccaaaaccaagaaacaaaaataacagaacTTTCTTATCAAACCCTTTGCGGGCTTTGGTCCCGATAATGGAACACATCAAAGCCTTAGCTTCTTCACAAACGAAAAAATGGGCTTCACAGTTACAAGCATACAGTGATGACTCGGAGAAGGTGATGAGTGAACACAACGGGGATTTTACGCTAAATGGAGCGTTTGGATTGGCTTTATTGAGTATAACATCGCATGCGAAAGTAAAGATCAGTCCTTTTGTGGCAACATTAGCTGCAAACCCAACTTTTATATCGGGTTTGTTTGCTTGGTTTATTGCACAGTCAATgaaagtgtttttgaatttttttgtggaGAGGAAATGGGATTTGAGATTATTGTTTGCCTCGGGAGGGATGCCGTCTTCCCACTCTGCTTTGTGTACTGCTTTGACAACATCAGTTGCGTTTTGTCATGGAGTGGCTGATTCGTTATTTCCTGTTTGTTTGGGGTTTAGTCTTATAGTTATGTATGATGCAATTGGTGTCAGGCGTCATGCTGGGATGCAAGCTGAG GAATGGCGTGATTCGCTTGGGAAAAATGAGTAA
- the LOC133692554 gene encoding E3 ubiquitin-protein ligase SINAT3, translated as MELDSIECVPSLDLTDEDEIHHHHHLHHFPSVSKPHTTTTTNNSNSNSNSNTVASAIHTTSVHELLECPVCTNSMYPPIHQCHNGHTLCSTCKTRVQNRCPTCRQELGDIRCLALEKVAESLELPCKYMSLGCPEIFPYYSKLKHETLCNFRPYSCPYAGSECAIVGDIPFLVAHLRDDHKVDMHSGCTFNHRYVKSNPREVENATWMLTVFHCFGQYFCLHFEAFQLGMAPVYMAFLRFMGDEAEARNYSYSLEVGGNGRKLIWEGTPRSIRDSHRKVRDSHDGLIIQRNMALFFSGGDRKELKLRVTGRIWKEQQNPEGGACIPNLCS; from the exons ATGGAATTGGATAGCATTGAATGTGTGCCATCCTTAGATTTAACAGATGAGGATGagatccaccaccaccaccatctccaCCATTTCCCTTCTGTTTCAAAGCcacacaccaccaccaccaccaacaacagcaacagcaacagcaataGTAATACCGTGGCTTCAGCTATACACACTACCAGTGTTCATGAGCTCCTTGAATGCCCTGTTTGTACCAATTCTATGTACCCTCCTATTCATCAG TGCCACAATGGCCACACACTCTGTTCAACCTGTAAAACACGAGTACAAAATCGGTGCCCCACTTGTAGACAGGAGCTCGGTGACATTAGATGTCTAGCATTGGAAAAAGTAGCTGAATCACTTGAGCTGCCTTGCAAATACATGTCGCTTGGATGCCCAGAGATTTTTCCATACTATAGTAAACTGAAACATGAGACCCTGTGCAATTTTAGGCCATACAGCTGTCCATATGCTGGATCAGAGTGTGCTATTGTCGGGGATATCCCATTCCTTGTAGCTCATCTAAGAGATGATCACAAGGTGGACATGCATTCCGGGTGTACTTTCAACCATCGCTATGTCAAGTCCAATCCTCGTGAAGTAGAAAATGCAACATGGATGTTAACT GTTTTCCACTGTTTTGGCCAGTATTTCTGCCTCCATTTTGAAGCTTTCCAACTCGGGATGGCTCCTGTTTATATGGCATTCCTCAGATTCATGGGTGATGAGGCAGAGGCCAGGAATTACAGCTACAGCCTGGAGGTTGGGGGAAATGGTCGGAAACTAATCTGGGAAGGCACACCACGGAGTATAAGAGATAGTCACAGGAAGGTTAGGGACAGCCATGATGGACTTATTATACAACGTAACATGGCACTTTTCTTCTCTGGAGGAGATAGGAAGGAGTTAAAGCTGCGAGTTACAGGACGGATATGGAAAGAACAGCAGAACCCGGAAGGTGGGGCATGCATTCCCAACCTTTGTAGTTAG
- the LOC133691417 gene encoding uncharacterized protein LOC133691417 isoform X2 yields the protein MDSLTLTKPIFNSFYFTPTNPRTKLWCSGHFSFFKSTHLTKFKNSPICFSYKNPSNHQNPKPRNKNNRTFLSNPLRALVPIMEHIKALASSQTKKWASQLQAYSDDSEKVMSEHNGDFTLNGAFGLALLSITSHAKVKISPFVATLAANPTFISGLFAWFIAQSMKVFLNFFVERKWDLRLLFASGGMPSSHSALCTALTTSVAFCHGVADSLFPVCLGFSLIVMYDAIGVRRHAGMQAEHFWWIINSALEACDFCGGVLYVD from the exons ATGGATTCTCTAACACTCACCAAACCCATCTTTAACTCTTTCTACTTCACTCCCACAAATCCAAGAACCAAACTTTGGTGTTCTGGCcacttttcatttttcaagTCCACTCATCTTACCAAATTCAAAAACTCTCCAATTTGTTTTTCGTATAAAAACCCTTCAAAtcatcaaaacccaaaaccaagaaacaaaaataacagaacTTTCTTATCAAACCCTTTGCGGGCTTTGGTCCCGATAATGGAACACATCAAAGCCTTAGCTTCTTCACAAACGAAAAAATGGGCTTCACAGTTACAAGCATACAGTGATGACTCGGAGAAGGTGATGAGTGAACACAACGGGGATTTTACGCTAAATGGAGCGTTTGGATTGGCTTTATTGAGTATAACATCGCATGCGAAAGTAAAGATCAGTCCTTTTGTGGCAACATTAGCTGCAAACCCAACTTTTATATCGGGTTTGTTTGCTTGGTTTATTGCACAGTCAATgaaagtgtttttgaatttttttgtggaGAGGAAATGGGATTTGAGATTATTGTTTGCCTCGGGAGGGATGCCGTCTTCCCACTCTGCTTTGTGTACTGCTTTGACAACATCAGTTGCGTTTTGTCATGGAGTGGCTGATTCGTTATTTCCTGTTTGTTTGGGGTTTAGTCTTATAGTTATGTATGATGCAATTGGTGTCAGGCGTCATGCTGGGATGCAAGCTGAG CATTTCTGGTGGATAATTAATTCAGCACTTGAAGCTTGTGACTTTTGTGGG GGCGTCTTATATGTGGATTAG